A stretch of the Solanum dulcamara chromosome 6, daSolDulc1.2, whole genome shotgun sequence genome encodes the following:
- the LOC129892158 gene encoding uncharacterized exonuclease domain-containing protein At3g15140, translating into MAMGFSRVPLLRRFPVSSPALPYSPSLQRNRKFNISASLSTTEESTSSLIQPTPASTRWKPVCLYFTQGKCNKMDDPMHIDKFNHNCSLELMNNAARLENLRQQEFDYFLVLDLEGKVEILEFPVLLFDAKTMDIVDLFHRFVRPTKMHEERIDQYIEGKYGKLGVDRVWHDTAIPFAEVIEQFEVWLGERQLWRNELGGCLNNAAFVTCGNWDLKTKVPQQCTVAGMKLPPYFMEWINLKDVFLNFYKKKAPGMLSMMRELQIPLFGSHHLGIDDSNNIARVIHHMLTDGALLQLTARRDPRSPEKIEFLFKNRIV; encoded by the exons ATGGCTATGGGATTTTCTAGGGTCCCCTTGCTGCGGCGGTTCCCCGTTTCTTCTCCGGCGCTACCTTATTCTCCCTCACTTCAACGCAACCGTAAATTCAACATCTCCGCCTCTCTTTCTACTACAGAAGAATCTACTTCTTCCCTAATTCAGCCTACACCCGCCAGTACCCGGTGGAAGCCAGTGTGTCTCTATTTTACTCAAGGTAAGTGCAATAAG ATGGATGATCCTATGCATATTGATAAGTTTAATCATAATTGCTCGTTGGAGCTTATGAACAATGCTGCGAGACTTGAGAATTTGCGGCAGCAGGAGTTTGATTACTTTTTGGTGCTTGATTTGGAGGGTAAAGTTGAGATTCTCGAGTTTCCTGTTCTCCTCTTTGATGCCAAAACCATGGATATTGTTGACTTGTTTCATAG GTTTGTGAGGCCAACAAAAATGCACGAAGAAAGAATAGATCAATATATAGAAGGGAAATATGGAAAGCTAGGAGTTGATCG TGTCTGGCATGATACAGCTATACCATTTGCAGAAGTTATCGAGCAGTTTGAAGTTTGGCTAGGTGAACGCCAGTTGTGGAGAAATGAACTGGGTGGCTGTCTTAATAATGCTGCCTTTGTTACTTG TGGGAACTGGGATCTGAAGACTAAAGTTCCCCAGCAGTGCACCGTAGCAGGGATGAAATTGCCACCGTATTTTATGGAATGGATTAATCTGAAGGATGTGTTTCTGAACTTCTACAAGAAGAAG GCACCAGGAATGCTCTCAATGATGAGAGAACTCCAGATTCCTTTGTTTGGAAGCCATCACCTTGGAATAGATGATTCAAACAACATAGCAAGAGTAATACACCATATGCTAACTGATGGTGCCCTTTTGCAGTTAACAGCTAGAAGAGACCCTCGTTCTCCTGAAAAAATTGAATTTCTTTTTAAGAATCGCATTGTATAA